Proteins encoded by one window of Acetivibrio thermocellus ATCC 27405:
- a CDS encoding peptidase domain-containing ABC transporter produces MLRRLFKKKYVCVRQYDLTDCGAACLSSIAQYYGLKMSLAKIREMTGTDTQGTNAYGLIHAAKQLGFSAKGVKASKEDLLKDFRLPAIANVIVDNRLAHFVVIYSIKNRIITVADPGKGIVRYSMDDFCSIWTGGLVLLEPGEAFQKGDYTQNMMVKFAGFLKPLKKTVLCIFLASLLYTALGIAGSFYIKFLFDDLIKFEKLNDLHIISAGFAVIFLLQIFLNYYRSILVTKLGMSIDKSIMMEYYSHVLKLPMNFFNSRKVGEIISRFMDASKIRQAISGATLTIMIDTIMAVIGGILLYIQNSSLFFISFIIILLYGIIVTVFNKPIQNANRQIMEDNAKLTSALVESVKGIETIKSFGAEEQTEKSTRDKIETVMKSSFKEGMLYINLSSLTGIVAGLGGIVILWAGAYNVIKGNMSGGQLLAFNALLAYFLTPVKNLIDLQPLIQTAVVASNRLGEILELATEKELREDSDDFVISLKGDIEFRNVDFRYGLRKPVLKNINLTIPKGKTVAIVGESGSGKTTLAKLLMNFYSPEKGDILINGHSIKNISLELIRKKIAFVSQDVFIFSGTVKENLCLGNENVDMDEIIKAAKMANAHDFIEKLPLKYDTFLNESGANLSEGQKQRLAIARALLKKPDILILDEATSNLDSITENHIKDAIYGLEDDVTVIIIAHRLSTIVNCDKIYLLKDGEIVESGSHTELIALKGCYFKMWKQTENTLAS; encoded by the coding sequence ATGCTCAGGCGTTTGTTCAAAAAAAAGTATGTATGCGTAAGGCAATATGATTTGACAGACTGTGGAGCAGCCTGTTTGTCCAGTATTGCCCAATATTACGGGTTAAAAATGTCCCTTGCAAAGATACGTGAGATGACAGGCACCGATACCCAGGGCACAAATGCCTATGGTTTAATTCATGCTGCAAAGCAACTGGGGTTTTCAGCAAAAGGTGTTAAGGCCTCAAAAGAGGATTTGCTGAAAGATTTTAGGCTTCCAGCCATAGCAAATGTAATTGTTGACAACAGGCTTGCTCATTTTGTAGTGATTTATTCAATTAAAAACAGGATAATTACGGTTGCCGACCCTGGCAAGGGAATTGTCAGGTATAGTATGGATGATTTTTGTTCAATTTGGACCGGTGGGCTTGTTTTGCTGGAGCCCGGCGAAGCTTTCCAAAAAGGGGATTATACCCAAAATATGATGGTGAAATTTGCAGGTTTTTTGAAGCCTTTAAAAAAAACCGTACTGTGTATATTTTTAGCTTCGCTTTTATATACTGCTTTAGGAATTGCAGGCTCCTTTTATATCAAGTTTTTGTTTGACGACCTTATAAAATTTGAAAAGCTTAACGACCTTCATATAATTTCCGCAGGATTTGCTGTTATATTTTTACTTCAGATATTTCTTAATTATTACAGAAGCATACTTGTTACCAAACTTGGAATGAGCATTGACAAGTCCATAATGATGGAGTATTACTCCCATGTGTTAAAGCTTCCCATGAATTTTTTCAATTCCAGAAAAGTTGGGGAGATAATTTCAAGATTTATGGATGCTTCAAAAATACGACAGGCAATTTCCGGAGCAACCCTTACCATAATGATTGATACAATTATGGCCGTTATCGGAGGAATTCTTTTATATATACAAAACTCTTCCCTGTTCTTTATATCTTTTATCATCATATTGCTGTACGGAATAATTGTGACGGTGTTTAACAAACCGATTCAGAATGCTAACAGGCAAATAATGGAGGATAATGCAAAATTAACTTCGGCGCTGGTGGAGTCGGTTAAAGGGATTGAGACGATAAAATCCTTTGGTGCCGAGGAACAGACCGAAAAAAGCACCAGAGACAAAATTGAAACTGTAATGAAAAGCTCTTTTAAAGAAGGGATGCTGTACATAAATCTTTCTTCCCTGACCGGTATTGTTGCCGGGCTTGGAGGTATTGTAATACTCTGGGCCGGTGCATACAATGTCATAAAGGGAAACATGAGCGGGGGACAGCTTCTTGCTTTTAATGCACTGTTGGCATATTTTCTCACACCTGTGAAAAACTTAATTGATCTTCAGCCGCTTATACAAACGGCGGTGGTAGCCTCCAACAGGCTTGGAGAGATACTTGAACTTGCCACTGAAAAGGAACTGAGAGAAGACAGTGATGATTTTGTCATATCATTAAAAGGAGACATTGAATTTAGGAATGTGGATTTTCGCTACGGATTAAGAAAGCCTGTGCTAAAAAACATTAATTTAACCATACCAAAAGGGAAAACGGTAGCCATAGTAGGTGAGAGTGGTTCCGGGAAAACTACTCTGGCAAAGCTTTTGATGAATTTTTACAGTCCGGAAAAAGGGGACATTTTGATAAACGGACACAGTATAAAAAATATAAGTTTGGAGTTGATTAGAAAGAAAATAGCTTTTGTTTCACAGGATGTCTTTATTTTCAGTGGTACTGTAAAAGAAAATCTTTGTCTTGGCAATGAAAATGTTGATATGGATGAGATTATAAAAGCGGCTAAAATGGCAAATGCCCATGATTTTATAGAAAAACTGCCCCTAAAATATGATACTTTTTTGAATGAAAGCGGAGCAAATCTTTCCGAAGGGCAAAAACAAAGGCTGGCGATAGCAAGGGCACTGCTTAAAAAACCGGATATTTTGATACTCGACGAGGCAACAAGCAATTTGGACAGCATCACCGAAAACCATATCAAGGATGCAATATACGGTTTGGAAGATGATGTAACGGTTATTATAATAGCCCACAGGCTGAGCACAATAGTAAACTGTGACAAAATATATCTGCTAAAAGACGGTGAGATAGTGGAGAGTGGCTCTCACACCGAGCTTATAGCGTTAAAAGGTTGTTATTTTAAGATGTGGAAACAGACAGAAAACACTTTGGCTTCGTAA
- a CDS encoding cellulase family glycosylhydrolase produces the protein MKKFLVLLIALIMIATLLVVPGVQTSAEGSYADLAEPDDDWLHVEGTNIVDKYGNKVWITGANWFGFNCRERMLLDSYHSDIIADIELVADKGINVVRMPIATDLLYAWSQGIYPPSTDTSYNNPALAGLNSYELFNFMLENFKRVGIKVILDVHSPETDNQGHNYPLWYNTTITEEIFKKAWVWVAERYKNDDTIIGFDLKNEPHTNTGTMKIKAQSAIWDDSNHPNNWKRVAEETALAILEVHPNVLIFVEGVEMYPKDGIWDDETFDTSPWTGNNDYYGNWWGGNLRGVKDYPINLGKYQSQLVYSPHDYGPIVYEQDWFKGDFITANDEQAKRILYEQCWRDNWAYIMEEGISPLLLGEWGGMTEGGHPLLDLNLKYLRCMRDFILENKYKLHHTFWCINIDSADTGGLFTRDEGTPFPGGRDLKWNDNKYDNYLYPVLWKTEDGKFIGLDHKIPLGRNGISISQLSNYTPSVTPSPSATPSPTTITAPPTDTVTYGDVNGDGRVNSSDVALLKRYLLGLVENINKEAADVNVSGTVNSTDLAIMKRYVLRSISELPYK, from the coding sequence ATGAAAAAATTTCTTGTTTTATTGATTGCATTAATAATGATTGCAACCTTATTAGTGGTTCCCGGTGTGCAAACATCGGCAGAAGGGTCATATGCTGATTTGGCAGAACCGGATGACGACTGGCTGCATGTGGAAGGTACGAATATTGTTGACAAGTACGGCAATAAAGTTTGGATAACAGGAGCCAACTGGTTTGGATTCAATTGTAGAGAGAGAATGCTTTTGGATTCATACCATAGCGATATTATAGCAGATATTGAATTGGTTGCGGATAAAGGTATAAATGTGGTTAGAATGCCGATTGCGACAGATTTGCTCTATGCATGGAGCCAGGGGATATATCCGCCTTCAACCGATACAAGCTACAACAATCCGGCTTTGGCTGGATTAAACAGCTATGAGTTGTTTAATTTCATGCTGGAAAATTTCAAAAGAGTCGGTATCAAAGTTATACTTGATGTGCACAGCCCGGAAACTGACAACCAGGGGCATAACTATCCTCTTTGGTACAATACCACTATAACGGAGGAGATATTCAAAAAGGCCTGGGTATGGGTGGCTGAGCGCTATAAAAATGATGACACAATAATCGGATTTGACCTAAAAAATGAGCCCCATACCAATACCGGCACCATGAAAATAAAAGCTCAAAGTGCCATATGGGATGACTCCAACCATCCGAACAACTGGAAAAGAGTGGCTGAGGAAACTGCCTTGGCAATATTGGAAGTACATCCAAATGTATTGATATTTGTTGAAGGTGTGGAGATGTATCCCAAAGACGGCATATGGGATGACGAAACTTTTGACACAAGCCCGTGGACAGGAAACAATGACTATTACGGAAACTGGTGGGGCGGTAACTTAAGAGGCGTGAAGGATTATCCGATTAATCTTGGAAAATATCAGTCGCAGCTTGTTTATTCACCTCATGATTATGGCCCGATAGTTTATGAGCAGGATTGGTTTAAAGGCGATTTTATCACTGCCAATGATGAACAGGCAAAAAGGATTCTGTATGAGCAATGCTGGAGAGACAATTGGGCATATATCATGGAAGAAGGAATATCACCGTTGCTCCTTGGCGAATGGGGAGGTATGACCGAAGGCGGCCACCCGCTTCTTGACCTGAACTTGAAGTATTTAAGATGCATGAGAGATTTTATATTGGAAAACAAATATAAATTGCATCATACTTTCTGGTGCATAAACATTGACTCGGCAGATACCGGCGGATTGTTTACCCGTGATGAGGGAACACCGTTCCCGGGGGGAAGAGATCTTAAGTGGAATGACAACAAGTACGACAATTACTTGTATCCTGTTCTTTGGAAAACCGAGGACGGAAAGTTTATAGGTCTTGACCACAAGATTCCTCTCGGCAGAAACGGTATATCAATAAGTCAGCTTTCAAACTATACACCGTCGGTTACTCCGTCTCCCAGCGCAACTCCTTCTCCGACAACAATAACTGCACCGCCGACGGATACCGTTACATACGGAGATGTGAACGGAGACGGAAGGGTAAACTCCAGCGATGTGGCATTGTTGAAAAGATATTTGTTGGGTTTGGTTGAAAATATCAATAAAGAAGCAGCGGACGTAAATGTCAGTGGAACTGTAAATTCAACGGATTTGGCAATTATGAAAAGGTATGTTTTGCGTAGCATAAGTGAGTTGCCGTATAAATAA
- a CDS encoding response regulator transcription factor yields the protein MPKILIVEDDKDIVNNLTEYLRDEGFDVDSAGGQNEAINKMDKNKYDLLLVDISLKDGNGFAVCSAARENNDIPVIFLSASDDEYNIVTGLEIGADDYIVKPFRPRELLSRIRKALRRNGKAGAVIEHDNIRVDTVRGIVTKNGSEIFLSALEYRLFLVFLNNKGAVLSRSRLLEEIWNIAGEYVNDNTLTVYIKRLREKIEDDPQNPTFIKTVRGLGYKVGD from the coding sequence ATGCCAAAGATATTAATTGTTGAAGATGATAAAGATATTGTAAATAATTTAACCGAATACTTGCGTGACGAAGGCTTTGACGTGGATTCTGCCGGCGGACAGAATGAGGCAATTAACAAAATGGATAAAAACAAGTATGACTTGCTTCTTGTGGACATATCCTTAAAAGATGGGAATGGCTTTGCAGTATGTTCGGCAGCCCGGGAGAATAATGATATCCCGGTTATCTTTTTGTCAGCTTCGGATGATGAGTACAATATTGTTACCGGTCTTGAGATAGGAGCTGATGATTACATTGTAAAGCCTTTCAGGCCGAGGGAGCTTTTATCTCGCATTCGAAAAGCTTTAAGGCGAAATGGCAAAGCGGGAGCTGTAATAGAGCATGACAATATTCGGGTTGACACGGTTCGGGGGATTGTTACCAAAAACGGCTCGGAGATTTTCCTTTCCGCCCTTGAATATCGCCTGTTTCTTGTCTTTTTAAACAATAAGGGAGCTGTTTTGTCCAGAAGCAGGCTGCTGGAGGAAATCTGGAACATTGCCGGTGAATATGTAAACGACAATACCCTTACGGTATATATAAAGCGTCTGAGGGAAAAAATTGAGGATGACCCGCAAAATCCGACTTTTATTAAGACCGTTCGCGGACTGGGATACAAAGTTGGTGATTAA